Proteins encoded in a region of the Phoenix dactylifera cultivar Barhee BC4 chromosome 3, palm_55x_up_171113_PBpolish2nd_filt_p, whole genome shotgun sequence genome:
- the LOC103702132 gene encoding B3 domain-containing protein Os07g0679700-like isoform X1: protein MATKRCMNVSCGATVSEGEWKKGWGLKSGGFANLCNKCGVAYEQLIFCDIFHQKQSGWRECFFCGKHLHCGCIASKFSFDLLDNGGVQCISCLKNSEISFVSSEVVQKFLPQHNQRLLVGSECDLSTSSAEAKMDDSAVGKGKAVMQLGRNNDTNELRIVPLEQREGENGSSQHIRWDHLASNAGEVGRLSFSSRNQGAAGSSQMSQQHDMISESLAQACLSMTLGTSDAERPLMVLPPANALAEGGDLNKASSAFQQVQRARQFLPRLPKAGSGATPEASKDGFSHMRVARPPAEGRGRNQLLPRYWPRITDQELQQISGDANSTIVPLFEKVLSASDAGRIGRLVLPKACAEAYFPPISQPEGLPLTIQDAKGKEWHFQFRFWPNNNSRMYVLEGVTPCIQSLQLQAGDTVTFSRIDPEGKLVMGYRKATNTVPLPDSQISAIANSAVGNETFLPGVNENLPIASGYPGLLLSYHQTDKHGGRPNEGLQLQPVQKRSRNIGAKCRRLLMDSEDALELTLTWEEAQNLLRPAPNSRPSVVMIDDHEIEEYDEPPVLGKKTIYTARLTGERDQWIQCDDCSKWRRLPVDVLVPSKWTCADNTWDPKRSSCHAPEELSQKDLQSLLRQYADYRRQQTNVKQHFPELDASSGLDALANAAALGDVGNQTTSSVATTTKHPRHRPGCTCIVCIQPPSGKGPKHSPTCTCNVCLTVKRRFKTLMMRKKKRQSEREEAEAQKRLAWGNKEELEGSSLSRNVQPLDVHREYELGQGPGYNRAIIEKLDISKGRIDLNCHPGRDEVPQAGRPQQSMMSLLQEANLPLEVYLKQTGLTSLVGEQGSSSSLTIPQGPAESEGRTPDESHFASVAQERDAGADEGYNSPDKARSDAA from the exons ATGGCAACCAAGCGGTGCATGAACGTTTCCTGTGGCGCCACTGTGTCGGAGGGCGAGTGGAAGAAGGGATGGGGGCTGAAATCGGGTGGATTCGCAAACCTCTGCAACAAATGCGG TGTGGCATATGAGCAGTTAATTTTCTGTGACATATTTCACCAGAAACAATCAGGATGGAGGGAGTGTTTTTTCTGTGGTAAA CACCTTCATTGTGGATGCATCGCTTCAAAGTTCTCATTTGATTTGCTTGACAATGGTGGAGTTCAGTGTATTAGCTGCCTGAAGAATTCAGAAATTTCCTTC GTTTCAAGTGAAGTCGTGCAAAAATTTTTGCCTCAACACAATCAAAGGCTTTTGGTAGGTAGTGAATGTGACTTGTCAACCAGCTCTGCTGAAGCTAAAATGGATGATAGTGCTGTTGGTAAGGGAAAGGCGGTTATGCAGTTGGGCAGAAATAATGACACTAACGAACTGAGAATTGTACCTTTAGAGCAGAGAGAGGGTGAAAATGGATCATCTCAGCATATCAGATGGGACCATTTGGCCTCTAATGCAGGGGAAGTAGGAAGGTTGAGTTTCTCAAGTAGAAACCAAGGTGCTGCAGGGTCTTCACAAATGTCCCAGCAACATGATATGATATCTGAGTCACTAGCCCAGGCATGTCTGAGTATGACTCTGGGGACGTCAGATGCAGAAAGGCCTCTTATGGTGCTGCCCCCAGCTAATGCACTTGCTGAAGGAGgggacctgaacaaggcatccTCTGCATTTCAGCAAGTGCAAAGGGCTCGCCAGTTTCTGCCCAGGCTTCCAAAGGCAGGTAGCGGAGCTACTCCAGAGGCATCAAAAGATGGATTTTCACATATGCGTGTGGCAAGGCCACCTGCTGAGGGAAGAGGCCGGAATCAACTACTTCCACGTTATTGGCCAAGGATTACAGACCAAGAACTCCAGCAAATATCTGGAGA TGCAAATTCTACAATTGTGCCACTATTTGAGAAGGTCTTGAGCGCAAGTGATGCAGGTCGTATTGGACGTTTGGTTCTTCCCAAAGCTTGTGCTGAG GCATATTTTCCTCCAATTTCTCAACCAGAAGGCCTTCCATTGACGATTCAAGATGCAAAGGGCAAAGAGTGGCATTTCCAGTTCAGGTTTTGGCCAAATAACAACAGCAGAATGTATgtcttggagggtgtcactccatgCATACAGTCACTACAATTGCAAGCCGGTGATACAG TAACTTTTAGCCGGATTGATCCTGAAGGAAAACTTGTAATGGGCTATCGAAAGGCGACAAATACTGTGCCTTTGCCG GATTCTCAGATTTCTGCCATTGCCAACAGTGCCGTTGGCAATGAAACATTCCTCCCGGGTGTAAACGAGAACCTACCTATAGCTAGTGGTTATCCAGGACTTCTTCTGTCTTATCATCAGACAGATAAGCATGGAGGCAGGCCAAATGAGGGACTGCAGCTGCAGCCTGTACAAAAGCGAAGTCGTAATATCGGTGCCAAATGTAGGAGGCTGCTTATGGATAGTGAAGATGCTTTGGAGCTGACACTTACCTGGGAGGAGGCTCAAAACTTGCTGCGTCCGGCTCCAAATTCAAGACCTAGCGTCGTCATGATTGACGATCACGAAATTGAAGAATATGAT GAACCCCCAGTTCTTGGGAAGAAAACCATTTACACAGCACGACTTACTGG GGAACGAGATCAATGGATTCAATGTGATGATTGCTCCAAATGGCGCCGGCTGCCTGTGGATGTTCTTGTTCCTTCAAAGTGGACATGTGCTGACAACACATGGGACCCAAAGAG ATCTTCATGCCATGCGCCAGAAGAATTGAGCCAGAAAGATCTGCAAAGTCTTCTCCGACAATATGCAG ATTACAGAAGGCAGCAGACGAATGTTAAACAGCACTTTCCAGAGTTGGATGCATCATCTGGCCTGGATGCCTTGGCCAATGCTGCAGCTTTGGGAGATGTTGGTAATCAAACCACATCCTCAGTTGCAACGACAACCAAGCATCCACGGCATCGCCCTGGGTGCACTTGCATCGTGTGCATCCAGCCTCCAAGTGGAAAGGGCCCAAAGCATAGCCCTACATGCACCTGCAACGTGTGTCTGACGGTCAAAAGGCGCTTCAAAACACTCATGATGAGGAAAAAGAAGCGCCAGTCTGAGCGTGAGGAGGCTGAGGCTCAGAAGAGGCTTGCTTGGGGCAACAAGGAAGAACTTGAAGGGAGCAGCTTGTCAAGAAATGTTCAGCCTCTTGATGTCCATCGGGAGTATGAGTTGGGGCAGGGGCCGGGATATAATCGAGCCATCATCGAGAAGCTTGACATAAGCAAGGGGCGGATAGACTTGAATTGCCACCCTGGACGTGATGAGGTTCCACAAGCCGGGCGGCCCCAGCAGAGCATGATGAGCCTTCTGCAGGAGGCAAACCTTCCCTTGGAGGTGTATCTGAAGCAGACTGGGCTCACCAGCTTGGTGGGTGAGCAAGGGAGCTCAAGCTCTCTCACGATTCCACAAGGGCCTGCAGAGAGCGAGGGAAGAACACCTGATGAGAGTCACTTTGCTTCTGTGGCTCAGGAGAGGGATGCTGGTGCTGATGAAGGGTATAACAGTCCTGACAAGGCAAGAAGTGATGCtgcttga
- the LOC103702132 gene encoding B3 domain-containing protein Os07g0679700-like isoform X2, translating to MGAEIGWIRKPLQQMRKQSGWRECFFCGKHLHCGCIASKFSFDLLDNGGVQCISCLKNSEISFVSSEVVQKFLPQHNQRLLVGSECDLSTSSAEAKMDDSAVGKGKAVMQLGRNNDTNELRIVPLEQREGENGSSQHIRWDHLASNAGEVGRLSFSSRNQGAAGSSQMSQQHDMISESLAQACLSMTLGTSDAERPLMVLPPANALAEGGDLNKASSAFQQVQRARQFLPRLPKAGSGATPEASKDGFSHMRVARPPAEGRGRNQLLPRYWPRITDQELQQISGDANSTIVPLFEKVLSASDAGRIGRLVLPKACAEAYFPPISQPEGLPLTIQDAKGKEWHFQFRFWPNNNSRMYVLEGVTPCIQSLQLQAGDTVTFSRIDPEGKLVMGYRKATNTVPLPDSQISAIANSAVGNETFLPGVNENLPIASGYPGLLLSYHQTDKHGGRPNEGLQLQPVQKRSRNIGAKCRRLLMDSEDALELTLTWEEAQNLLRPAPNSRPSVVMIDDHEIEEYDEPPVLGKKTIYTARLTGERDQWIQCDDCSKWRRLPVDVLVPSKWTCADNTWDPKRSSCHAPEELSQKDLQSLLRQYADYRRQQTNVKQHFPELDASSGLDALANAAALGDVGNQTTSSVATTTKHPRHRPGCTCIVCIQPPSGKGPKHSPTCTCNVCLTVKRRFKTLMMRKKKRQSEREEAEAQKRLAWGNKEELEGSSLSRNVQPLDVHREYELGQGPGYNRAIIEKLDISKGRIDLNCHPGRDEVPQAGRPQQSMMSLLQEANLPLEVYLKQTGLTSLVGEQGSSSSLTIPQGPAESEGRTPDESHFASVAQERDAGADEGYNSPDKARSDAA from the exons ATGGGGGCTGAAATCGGGTGGATTCGCAAACCTCTGCAACAAATGCGG AAACAATCAGGATGGAGGGAGTGTTTTTTCTGTGGTAAA CACCTTCATTGTGGATGCATCGCTTCAAAGTTCTCATTTGATTTGCTTGACAATGGTGGAGTTCAGTGTATTAGCTGCCTGAAGAATTCAGAAATTTCCTTC GTTTCAAGTGAAGTCGTGCAAAAATTTTTGCCTCAACACAATCAAAGGCTTTTGGTAGGTAGTGAATGTGACTTGTCAACCAGCTCTGCTGAAGCTAAAATGGATGATAGTGCTGTTGGTAAGGGAAAGGCGGTTATGCAGTTGGGCAGAAATAATGACACTAACGAACTGAGAATTGTACCTTTAGAGCAGAGAGAGGGTGAAAATGGATCATCTCAGCATATCAGATGGGACCATTTGGCCTCTAATGCAGGGGAAGTAGGAAGGTTGAGTTTCTCAAGTAGAAACCAAGGTGCTGCAGGGTCTTCACAAATGTCCCAGCAACATGATATGATATCTGAGTCACTAGCCCAGGCATGTCTGAGTATGACTCTGGGGACGTCAGATGCAGAAAGGCCTCTTATGGTGCTGCCCCCAGCTAATGCACTTGCTGAAGGAGgggacctgaacaaggcatccTCTGCATTTCAGCAAGTGCAAAGGGCTCGCCAGTTTCTGCCCAGGCTTCCAAAGGCAGGTAGCGGAGCTACTCCAGAGGCATCAAAAGATGGATTTTCACATATGCGTGTGGCAAGGCCACCTGCTGAGGGAAGAGGCCGGAATCAACTACTTCCACGTTATTGGCCAAGGATTACAGACCAAGAACTCCAGCAAATATCTGGAGA TGCAAATTCTACAATTGTGCCACTATTTGAGAAGGTCTTGAGCGCAAGTGATGCAGGTCGTATTGGACGTTTGGTTCTTCCCAAAGCTTGTGCTGAG GCATATTTTCCTCCAATTTCTCAACCAGAAGGCCTTCCATTGACGATTCAAGATGCAAAGGGCAAAGAGTGGCATTTCCAGTTCAGGTTTTGGCCAAATAACAACAGCAGAATGTATgtcttggagggtgtcactccatgCATACAGTCACTACAATTGCAAGCCGGTGATACAG TAACTTTTAGCCGGATTGATCCTGAAGGAAAACTTGTAATGGGCTATCGAAAGGCGACAAATACTGTGCCTTTGCCG GATTCTCAGATTTCTGCCATTGCCAACAGTGCCGTTGGCAATGAAACATTCCTCCCGGGTGTAAACGAGAACCTACCTATAGCTAGTGGTTATCCAGGACTTCTTCTGTCTTATCATCAGACAGATAAGCATGGAGGCAGGCCAAATGAGGGACTGCAGCTGCAGCCTGTACAAAAGCGAAGTCGTAATATCGGTGCCAAATGTAGGAGGCTGCTTATGGATAGTGAAGATGCTTTGGAGCTGACACTTACCTGGGAGGAGGCTCAAAACTTGCTGCGTCCGGCTCCAAATTCAAGACCTAGCGTCGTCATGATTGACGATCACGAAATTGAAGAATATGAT GAACCCCCAGTTCTTGGGAAGAAAACCATTTACACAGCACGACTTACTGG GGAACGAGATCAATGGATTCAATGTGATGATTGCTCCAAATGGCGCCGGCTGCCTGTGGATGTTCTTGTTCCTTCAAAGTGGACATGTGCTGACAACACATGGGACCCAAAGAG ATCTTCATGCCATGCGCCAGAAGAATTGAGCCAGAAAGATCTGCAAAGTCTTCTCCGACAATATGCAG ATTACAGAAGGCAGCAGACGAATGTTAAACAGCACTTTCCAGAGTTGGATGCATCATCTGGCCTGGATGCCTTGGCCAATGCTGCAGCTTTGGGAGATGTTGGTAATCAAACCACATCCTCAGTTGCAACGACAACCAAGCATCCACGGCATCGCCCTGGGTGCACTTGCATCGTGTGCATCCAGCCTCCAAGTGGAAAGGGCCCAAAGCATAGCCCTACATGCACCTGCAACGTGTGTCTGACGGTCAAAAGGCGCTTCAAAACACTCATGATGAGGAAAAAGAAGCGCCAGTCTGAGCGTGAGGAGGCTGAGGCTCAGAAGAGGCTTGCTTGGGGCAACAAGGAAGAACTTGAAGGGAGCAGCTTGTCAAGAAATGTTCAGCCTCTTGATGTCCATCGGGAGTATGAGTTGGGGCAGGGGCCGGGATATAATCGAGCCATCATCGAGAAGCTTGACATAAGCAAGGGGCGGATAGACTTGAATTGCCACCCTGGACGTGATGAGGTTCCACAAGCCGGGCGGCCCCAGCAGAGCATGATGAGCCTTCTGCAGGAGGCAAACCTTCCCTTGGAGGTGTATCTGAAGCAGACTGGGCTCACCAGCTTGGTGGGTGAGCAAGGGAGCTCAAGCTCTCTCACGATTCCACAAGGGCCTGCAGAGAGCGAGGGAAGAACACCTGATGAGAGTCACTTTGCTTCTGTGGCTCAGGAGAGGGATGCTGGTGCTGATGAAGGGTATAACAGTCCTGACAAGGCAAGAAGTGATGCtgcttga
- the LOC103702135 gene encoding pentatricopeptide repeat-containing protein At5g41170, mitochondrial-like: protein MSSLRSPSPLPISPPPFFSSSRLQSSHLPYFSESYLEGKRPQLTSNPRRGNPTPLPTVVFSCGVHTTCTQSPKFLTCRRSSRLPTTSVELVNFVEKSGIFPQSSEKDGVIPTEQAGEMVDFVMENGELPNEENGANCDASEVVAEYPHLVNEDCRIAEKENVHFVEENYVLDTDRERVDLGSVEGDGTLPAEEGYDAANVIEENSGMLENEQDVLVDFADRKVYSPANSVKSLDSCHRSGRLHVGDLVKKISGLPIEERVKVLDVFEYDDKSLTVSDYNDILIALVKAGEFESAVSLFSELPSRGLSPDSLSFSIMIQSLCKKNEPDEAKQVLDDMVQSGFRPNIITFTDLVNSLCKRGRLKKAFEVFEIMNQVGCEPTIRTYNCLIGGLCYVGRLEEAFQLLQKIKKSTKMPDIYTFTLVIDGFCKVGQPDEAIELLIEAREMGLKPTIVTYNALLNGYCKEGRPLEGLHLLEEMQHGDCLPDKISYSIMLQGLLKWGEVSAAWKTYKKMKEAGFQVDVRVMNTLLRGLCRQTTINGELLKDAKELFEKVMEMDFGPSPYTYCLMVQALAVGGEIDEALAHLHEMVRAGYSPRMMTCNVILRTLCEEGRVNDALGILVLMIKRGKIPSRFSFRVLLNELSRQGRLLDAFGVYAAAIKRNVISNWTPQKDWQNEEELKHIQGGESKTDQSSKEYLTCANINFIK from the coding sequence atgTCTTCCCTTCGCTCCCCTTCCCCCCTTCCCATTTCCCCGccgcctttcttctcctcctcacgCTTGCAGTCTTCTCATTTGCCTTACTTCTCGGAGTCTtatttggaggggaagagaccCCAACTTACCTCCAATCCCCGTCGAGGTAATCCAACTCCTCTTCCAACAGTAGTTTTCTCTTGTGGAGTACACACAACATGCACACAATCACCAAAATTTCTCACTTGTAGAAGGAGCAGTAGATTGCCCACTACATCAGTAGAATTAGTTAATTTCGTCGAGAAAAGTGGTATTTTTCCTCAATCTTCGGAGAAAGATGGTGTTATTCCCACGGAACAAGCAGGTGAGATGGTGGATTTTGTGATGGAAAATGGCGAATTGCCGAACGAAGAAAATGGTGCCAACTGCGATGCTAGTGAAGTAGTAGCAGAGTATCCCCATTTAGTTAATGAAGATTGTCGAATAGCCGAAAAGGAAAATGTCCATTTTGTAGAAGAGAATTATGTATTGGATACTGACAGGGAAAGAGTGGACCTTGGTTCTGTTGAGGGAGATGGTACCTTGCCCGCTGAGGAAGGATATGATGCTGCCAATGTCATTGAGGAAAATAGTGGGATGCTTGAAAACGAGCAGGACGTGCTTGTTGATTTTGCTGACAGAAAGGTTTATTCACCCGCCAACAGTGTGAAGTCCTTGGATTCTTGTCATAGAAGTGGTAGGTTGCATGTAGGTGATCTTGTTAAGAAAATCAGTGGTTTACCAATTGAAGAGCGTGTGAAGGTTCTTGATGTTTTTGAATATGACGATAAAAGTTTAACCGTCTCTGACTACAATGACATCCTCATAGCTCTAGTGAAAGCTGGTGAATTTGAATCTGCTGTGAGTCTGTTTTCTGAGCTTCCATCCCGTGGGTTGTCGCCGGATTCCTTGTCCTTCTCTATCATGATTCAGTCTTTATGTAAGAAGAATGAACCGGATGAGGCAAAACAGGTTCTAGATGACATGGTGCAAAGTGGGTTTCGTCCAAACATTATTACATTCACGGATCTGGTTAACAGTTTGTGCAAGAGGGGAAGACTGAAGAAAGCTTTTGAGGTTTTTGAGATCATGAATCAAGTTGGGTGTGAGCCCACAATTAGGACTTACAATTGCCTTATCGGTGGGCTGTGTTATGTGGGGAGGTTGGAGGAGGCCTTTCAACTCTTACAGAAAATCAAGAAGTCTACAAAGATGCCAGATATCTATACATTTACCTTGGTCATTGATGGGTTTTGCAAGGTTGGGCAGCCGGATGAGGCAATTGAGCTGTTAATAGAAGCTCGGGAGATGGGACTGAAACCGACAATTGTTACATACAATGCCCTTCTTAATGGGTATTGCAAGGAAGGCAGGCCTTTGGAAGGACTTCACCTTTTGGAAGAAATGCAACATGGAGATTGCCTTCCGGATAAAATTAGTTATAGCATCATGTTACAGGGCTTGTTAAAATGGGGTGAAGTTTCTGCAGCTTGGAAGACTTACAAGAAAATGAAGGAGGCTGGTTTTCAGGTAGATGTGCGAGTCATGAACACGCTCCTCAGAGGCCTTTGCAGACAGACAACAATCAACGGTGAACTGCTAAAAGATGCTAAGGAGCTATTTGAGAAGGTTATGGAAATGGATTTTGGCCCTTCACCTTACACTTATTGCTTGATGGTTCAAGCTCTTGCTGTAGGTGGTGAGATTGATGAGGCATTAGCCCATTTGCATGAGATGGTAAGAGCAGGGTATTCTCCAAGAATGATGACATGCAATGTGATTCTACGAACTTTATGTGAGGAAGGGAGAGTTAATGATGCATTAGGTATTTTGGTTCTTATGATTAAAAGAGGGAAAATTCCTAGTAGATTCTCTTTTCGTGTATTGCTCAATGAGCTTAGTCGACAGGGAAGACTGTTAGATGCTTTTGGAGTATATGCAGCTGCAATCAAACGGAATGTAATTTCCAATTGGACACCACAAAAGGATTGGCAGAATGAAGAGGAATTAAAACATATTCAAGGTGGGGAAAGCAAAACTGATCAAAGCAGTAAAGAATACTTAACATGTGCGAATATCAATTTCATAAAATGA
- the LOC103702136 gene encoding vicilin-like seed storage protein At2g28490, with the protein MGAMGDRTAVMLLMLLLSSWCLTAVTGYRGRGARGGGEEEEGGGSGRRFVLEESEEVVKAEGGEVRVVRGFGIGGRPAPMHIGFITMEPKTLFIPQYLDSSLILFVHRGEARIGWIYEDNMVERRLKMGDIIHIAAGSTFYMVNTGKGQRLQIICSIDTSESLGLGPYQSFFIGGGTYPSSVLAGFDIETLTAAFNVTTEEMDTILGARIRGPIIFYSDRAADQSRLLASCMQWKQLHKKGSLDFNDVADDEGGGEVQQEENKRWTLRNFLANLLGGQFYDRRKGKKQSPDHAPDAYNLYDRDPDFRNNHGWSIALDEGNYAPLGINDIGVYLVKLTAGSMMLPHVNPTATEYGIVLGGSAIIHLVYPNGTAAMKAEVSEGDVFMIPRYFPFCQIASLSGPFEFFGFTTSARRNRPQFLVGASSILRTMLGPELAAGFGVTEEELRKVVEAQKDAVIVASWTLPKIRGKGEDEPLLIRRMADV; encoded by the exons atgggagcTATGGGGGATCGAACGGCGGTGATGCTGCTGATGCTACTGCTCTCCTCCTGGTGTCTGACAGCGGTGACAGGATACCGTGGGAGGGGggcgagaggaggaggagaggaggaagagggaggagggagtGGGAGGCGGTTCGTATTAGAGGAGTCGGAGGAGGTGGTGAAGGCGGAGGGTGGCGAGGTGAGGGTGGTGAGGGGTTTCGGAATAGGTGGTCGCCCCGCTCCCATGCACATCGGCTTCATTACCATGGAGCCCAAGACTCTCTTCATTCCCCAGTACTTGGACTCTAGCCTCATCCTCTTTGTTCATAGAG GGGAGGCGAGGATTGGCTGGATTTACGAGGATAACATGGTGGAGAGGCGGCTTAAGATGGGAGACATCATCCACATCGCCGCCGGCTCCACCTTCTACATGGTTAACACCGGCAAAGGCCAGCGGCTGCAGATTATTTGTAGCATCGACACCTCCGAGAGCCTCGGCCTCGGCCCTTACCAG TCATTCTTCATCGGTGGGGGAACTTATCCATCATCCGTTCTTGCCGGATTTGATATCGAAACCCTCACAGCAGCATTCAAT GTAACTACTGAAGAAATGGATACAATCCTGGGGGCTCGTATTAGAGGGCCGATTATCTTTTACAGCGATAGGGCTGCCGACCAGTCCCGCCTGTTGGCCTCCTGCATGCAATGGAAACAACTCCATAAGAAAGGATCTTTAGATTTCAATGATGTCGCCGATgacgaaggaggaggagaggtgcaaCAGGAGGAGAACAAAAGATGGACATTGAGGAACTTCCTCGCCAACCTCCTTGGAGGGCAGTTCTACGATCgccggaaaggaaagaaacagaGTCCAGACCATGCACCCGATGCGTATAACCTTTATGACCGAGATCCAGACTTCCGTAACAACCATGGTTGGAGCATTGCTCTTGATGAAGGCAACTATGCTCCTCTGGGGATCAACGACATCGGCGTCTACTTAGTTAAGCTCACTGCA GGATCAATGATGTTGCCACATGTGAATCCAACGGCGACGGAGTACGGCATAGTGCTGGGAGGATCAGCGATTATTCATTTGGTGTATCCTAATGGAACCGCGGCCATGAAAGCCGAGGTTTCTGAGGGGGATGTGTTCATGATCCCTCGATACTTCCCCTTCTGCCAAATTGCTTCCCTGAGTGGGCCGTTCGAGTTCTTCGGGTTCACGACGTCGGCGAGGAGGAACCGGCCGCAGTTCCTCGTAGGGGCGAGTTCGATCCTTCGAACCATGTTAGGGCCGGAGCTCGCAGCAGGGTTTGGGGTGACCGAGGAGGAGTTGAGGAAGGTGGTGGAGGCGCAGAAGGATGCTGTCATTGTGGCCTCCTGGACCCTGCCCAAGAtaagggggaagggggaggatgAGCCGTTGCTTATCAGAAGGATGGCGGATGTTTGA